The following nucleotide sequence is from Chloroflexota bacterium.
ACGTCGCCGCCGCGAACCCGGCCACATCGCCCACCACGCCGCCACCCAGCGCCAGCACCGCGCTGCTGCGCTCCAGTTGCGCGTCCACAAACTGGCCGTACAGCATCGCCGCCGTGTCCAGCGTCTTCGCGCTTTCGCCCGCCGGCATCGTCACAATCGCGCACTCGAAGCCGGATACACGCAGGCTGGCCGCCACCGTCCCGGCGTAGAGCGGGCCGACCACGTCATCGGTCACGATTGCGGCGCGCCCGGTCTTCGGCAGACGCTCGCGCAGCAGCGTGCCGACCTGTCGCCAGGTGCCCGCGCCGAGCACGACCTCATACTGGTCAGCGCCGGCGTGCACACTGCGCCGCAGGTCGATCACCGCGCCGCCCTGCGCCCGCTCTACGATCTGCGTCGCCACCTTCTCCGGCGTCAGTCCATCGGTATCGATGTGGTGCGGGATCAACGCGTAAGCCGCCTCGCGCCCGGCCAGCAGGTCCGCGATACGCCCGGTGACGGACTGCCCAGCCGGCCGATTGGACAGCAGCGGCCGCGAGGCTCCGTCGCCGATGCGCCGCTCGATCTCGGCCGGCGACGCGTCGAGGCAGAACAGCCGCCCGGTGCGCGCCAGCGTGGCGCGGTTGCCGTCATCGACCAGAGCGCCGCCGCCCGTCGCGATCACCAGATTGGACTGCGCCGCCAGTTCACGGCAAAGCGCGCTTTCGAGCGCCCGGAACGCCGTCTCGCCCTGCGCCGCGAAGATCTGCGCGACCGGCATCCCCGCGCACTCGGCCAGCACGGCGTCCATGTCCACGAACGCGCGCTCCAACGCCTGCGCCGCCAACTGCCCGCACGCCGTCTTCCCCGTGCCCATGAAACCCGTGATGATAATGTTCGCTGCCATGCGAAGTCCCATCCAAAGTGAACAGTGAACCGTAAACAGTGAGCAGTTACTGTTCACCGTTCACTGTTCACTTCTTTCTGATTGCTGACGACTGACTACTGGCGACTGTCGTAGTGCCGCTTCATCTCCGCGATGCTGTCGCCGCCATACTTTTCCACGAACGCCTCGGCCAGCGCCCACGCGACCATCGCCTCGCCGACGACCGAGGCGGCCGGCACGGCGCAGATGTCCGAGCGCGTGTAGTTCGTCGCCGTCGCCTCGCCGGTCTGCATGTTCAGCGAGCGCAGCGGCGACAGCGTCGTCGCGATCGGCTTCATCGCGGCTCGGATCACGACCGGCTGGCCGTTGGTCATGCCGCCTTCCAGCCCGCCGGCGCGGTTGCTGGTGCGCGCCACGCTGCCGCCCGCCGGCAGGGCGAACTCGTCGTGCACCTCGGTGCCGAATTTGCGCGCGTTCTCGAACGCCGGGCCGATCTCCACACCCTTGATCGCGTGAATGCTCATCACCGCCGCCGCCAGTCGCCCGTCCAGTTTGCGGTCCCAGTGCACATGGCTGCCAAGCCCGACCGGCAGGCCGGTCGCCACAACCAGAAAGCAGCCGCCGATGGTGTCGCGCTTGCTCATCGTCTCGCGGATGCGCGCATGCATCTGCTCCGACCAGGCCGGGTCGGGGCAGCGCACGTCCGACTCCTCCGCGCGCGCGAACAGTTCCTCGTACGGCACATCTGCCGGCGCCGGCATCTCGACGCCGCCGATCTCCGTGACGAACGAGCCGACACGCACGCCGAACGCGCCGAGCAGTTGTTTGGCGATCGCGCCGACCGCGACGCGCACCGCCGTCTCGCGCGCCGAGGCGCGCTCGGCGATCAGCCGCATGTCTTCGATGCCGTACTTGATCCGCCCGGCGTAGTCGGCGTGGCCGGGGCGCGGCACATACCACGGCGGCACCTTCTTGTCCTTCCAGTTCGCCCAGTCCCGGTTCTCGACGCGCAGCGCGATCGGCGCGCCGATGGTGACGCCGTCAACCACGCCCGCCGAAATGTCGGCCATGTCCTGCTCGATGCGCTGGCGGCCGCCGCGCCCGTAGCCGCCCTGCCGACGCCGCAGGTCATCGTTGATGGCCTCCATGTCGAGCGTGAGCCCTGCCGGCAGGCCCTCGATAATGCCGGTCAACCCCGGCCCGTGCGACTCGCCTGCCGTGAGAAAACGAAGCATGGTAATCAACTCCCAAATCCCAAACAAGGTATCCACGAAGGGACACGAAGAAACACGAACAATAATGACGGGCCCAATCTTGCTTTTCTTTGCGCTCTTTGCGCGCTTTGCGGTGAACTGTTTTTCGCTGCGCTCTCTGCGTGCTCTGCGGTTCAGCTATCAAGTGCCTGCGTCATCACGTCCACCGGCGCGTTGCGGCCAGTCCACAGCCGCAGCGACTCCGCGCCCTGGTAGACCAGCATCGCCAGCCCGCCGATCGGCTGCGCGCCGACCTGCCGCGACTCTTTCAACAGCGCCGTCTCGCGCGGATTGTACACCAGATCGTACACGAAACGCGCGCCGTAGCCGCGCCCGGCCAACGGCAGCGGCGTCTCGGCCGTGTTGGGCGTCATGCCGACCGGCGTCGTGTTGACGATCAGCATAAACTGGCCGCAGCGCATGGCGGGCGGCAACTGCGTCGTGACCTCCGCGCCAAACTCGTCCGCCAGCGCGATGGCGCGCTCCGGGGTGCGGTTCCAGATTGTGACGTGCGCGCCCGCGCTCGCCAGCGCATAGACCACCGCGCGCGCCGCGCCGCCCGCGCCGAGCACCAGCACGCACTGGCCGCGCACGTCGCAGCCGGCCTCGCTCAGGCCGCGCATGAAGCCGGCTGCGTCGGTGTTGTGGCCGGTCAGCCGTCCATCCTCGTTCACGATCGTGTTGACCGCGCCGATCGCGCGCGCCGTCGGCGCGATCTCATCTAGCAGCGGCATCACCGCCTGCTTGTGCGGGATCGTGACGTTCAGACCGCGATAACCTTGTGCCGCCAGCTCGCGCAGCCGCGCCGCCAGTTCGCCCGGCGGTGCCGCCAGCGCCTCGTACGTCCCGTCGATGCCGAGCGCGCGCAGCGCCGCGCCGTGCATGCGCGGCGACAGGCTGTGCTTGATCGGCCAGCCGATCACGCCGAGCCGCATCATCGCGTGATCCCGGCCAGCACCCGCTCGAACTCCGGGAACGACTTGGCGACGCTCTCGGCCCCGCTGATGCGCGTCTCGCCGCTCGCGATCAGCCCCGCGACCGCCAGCATCATCGCCAGCCGATGGTCGCCGTGCGAATCGACTTCCGCGCCGTGTAGCGGCGTGCGGCCGCGCACCACAAAGCCGTCCGGCCGCTCCTCGATCTGCGCGCCCAGCTTGCGCAGTTCGACCGCCACCGCGCTGACCCGGTCGCTCTCCTTGACGCGCAGCTCGGCCGCGTCGCGCACCAGCGTCTCGCCCTCGGCCTGTGTCGCCAGCAGGGCGACCAGCGGGAATTCATCAATCGCGCGCGGCACCACCGCGCCGCCGACCGTCGCGCCGCGCAGCCCGGCAACGGTGCGCACGCGCAGGTCGCCGACCGGCTCGCCGTTCTCCTCGTGTCCCTGTTCGACGGCGACCGCGCCGCCCATCGCTGTGATGATGTCGAGCAGTCCGGTGCGCGTCGGGTTCAGGTTCACCGCCTTGATCAGCAGGTCGGCGCGCGGCGCCAGCAGCCCGGCGGCGATGAAGAACGCCGCGGACGAGAAGTCGTTCGGCACGCTGATGTTCAGCGCGGA
It contains:
- the aroC gene encoding chorismate synthase — translated: MLRFLTAGESHGPGLTGIIEGLPAGLTLDMEAINDDLRRRQGGYGRGGRQRIEQDMADISAGVVDGVTIGAPIALRVENRDWANWKDKKVPPWYVPRPGHADYAGRIKYGIEDMRLIAERASARETAVRVAVGAIAKQLLGAFGVRVGSFVTEIGGVEMPAPADVPYEELFARAEESDVRCPDPAWSEQMHARIRETMSKRDTIGGCFLVVATGLPVGLGSHVHWDRKLDGRLAAAVMSIHAIKGVEIGPAFENARKFGTEVHDEFALPAGGSVARTSNRAGGLEGGMTNGQPVVIRAAMKPIATTLSPLRSLNMQTGEATATNYTRSDICAVPAASVVGEAMVAWALAEAFVEKYGGDSIAEMKRHYDSRQ
- the aroB gene encoding 3-dehydroquinate synthase; the protein is MAANIIITGFMGTGKTACGQLAAQALERAFVDMDAVLAECAGMPVAQIFAAQGETAFRALESALCRELAAQSNLVIATGGGALVDDGNRATLARTGRLFCLDASPAEIERRIGDGASRPLLSNRPAGQSVTGRIADLLAGREAAYALIPHHIDTDGLTPEKVATQIVERAQGGAVIDLRRSVHAGADQYEVVLGAGTWRQVGTLLRERLPKTGRAAIVTDDVVGPLYAGTVAASLRVSGFECAIVTMPAGESAKTLDTAAMLYGQFVDAQLERSSAVLALGGGVVGDVAGFAAATYMRGCHFVQLPTTVLSVVDASLGGKTAVNLPKGKNLVGAFKQPVLVCGDREALAALPVAELRSGLAEVVKHGVLGDPALFERLERDGLRDLPRILADAIEVKLKVIEADPHERAERAVLNLGHTFGHAFESLSHYGIRHGEAVAMGLVAATRLSARLEMCDPALVERITALLIRVGLPTTYGQFDADAALAVMQNDKKKEQGRIRFILPLSIGQTVIRNDVDAADVKAVLRAKA
- a CDS encoding shikimate dehydrogenase, with translation MRLGVIGWPIKHSLSPRMHGAALRALGIDGTYEALAAPPGELAARLRELAAQGYRGLNVTIPHKQAVMPLLDEIAPTARAIGAVNTIVNEDGRLTGHNTDAAGFMRGLSEAGCDVRGQCVLVLGAGGAARAVVYALASAGAHVTIWNRTPERAIALADEFGAEVTTQLPPAMRCGQFMLIVNTTPVGMTPNTAETPLPLAGRGYGARFVYDLVYNPRETALLKESRQVGAQPIGGLAMLVYQGAESLRLWTGRNAPVDVMTQALDS